A stretch of the Arachis stenosperma cultivar V10309 chromosome 6, arast.V10309.gnm1.PFL2, whole genome shotgun sequence genome encodes the following:
- the LOC130936241 gene encoding pentatricopeptide repeat-containing protein At3g26782, mitochondrial — protein sequence MKTPLQSVFRTITVRAYSSPPPQTTKWTKNKNLTTMFHRYVDKTSVSSWNSIITDLARSGDSFEALRAFSSMRKLSLIPNRNTFPCAIKSCSSLFDLCAGKQTHQQAFVFGFESDLFVSSALIDMYSKCGHLEDARNLFDEIPQRNVVSWTSIIAGHVQNGCATEGIRLFKELLVEESENVGCVQEEEEDGFVDPIVVGSVLSACSWVRQKRTTEGVHGFVIKRGFDGCLGVGNTLMDAYAKCGEMGVSRKVFDGMIEKDAYSWNSMIAEYAQNGLSAEAFNVFGDMVKSSKVSYNAVTLSAVLLACANSGALQVGKCIHAQAIKMDLEDNVFVGTSVVDMYCKCGRVELARKGFDRVKEKNVKSWTAMVAGYGMHGCAKDAMEVFYKMIRSGVKPNYITFVSVLAACSHAGLLEEGWNWFNRMNHEFNVEPGIEHYSCMVDLLGRAGYLNEAYGLIKEMKVRPDFIIWGSLLGACRIHKNVELGEISARKLFELDPSNCGYYVLLSNIYADAGRWDDVARMRILMKNHGLLKTPGFSIVELKGRIHVFLVGDKEHPQHVKIYEYLDKLNVKLQGLGYVPNVTSVLHDIDDEEKGMVLRVHSEKLAVAFGIMNSVPCATIQIIKNLRICGDCHAVIKLISKVENRKIIVRDSKRFHHFKDGFCSCGDYW from the exons ATGAAGACACCACTCCAATCTGTTTTCAGAACCATAACCGTTCGTGCTTACtcatcaccaccaccacaaaCAACAAAATGGACCAAAAACAAGAACCTCACAACAATGTTCCACAGGTACGTGGACAAGACCAGCGTCTCTTCTTGGAACTCCATCATTACCGACCTCGCCCGAAGCGGCGACTCCTTCGAGGCCCTCCGCGCCTTCTCCTCCATGCGCAAGCTTTCCCTCATTCCCAACCGCAACACCTTTCCTTGCGCCATCAAATCCTGTTCTTCGCTCTTCGACCTTTGCGCCGGAAAACAGACCCATCAACAGGCTTTCGTCTTTGGCTTTGAATCCGATCTCTTTGTTTCCTCAGCTCTTATTGATATGTACTCTAAGTGTGGCCATTTGGAAGACGCCCGAAACCTGTTCGACGAAATTCCCCAAAGGAATGTGGTGTCTTGGACTTCAATTATTGCCGGCCATGTCCAAAATGGTTGCGCTACTGAGGGCATTCGCTTGTTTAAGGAGCTTTTAGTTGAAGAGAGTGAGAATGTGGGGTGTGTtcaggaggaggaggaggatggtTTTGTGGATCCGATAGTTGTAGGTTCGGTACTTTCGGCTTGTTCTTGGGTGCGGCAGAAGAGAACTACTGAAGGGGTTCATGGTTTTGTGATTAAGAGGGGGTTCGACGGGTGCTTAGGGGTTGGGAACACGTTGATGGATGCTTATGCAAAGTGTGGGGAGATGGGTGTGTCAAGGAAGGTGTTTGATGGGATGATTGAGAAAGATGCTTACTCTTGGAACTCTATGATTGCTGAATATGCACAAAATGGATTGTCAGCTGAGGCATTCAATGTTTTCGGTGATATGGTGAAGAGTAGCAAGGTCAGTTATAATGCTGTGACATTGTCGGCAGTGTTGTTAGCCTGTGCAAATTCAGGAGCTCTGCAGGTTGGGAAGTGCATACATGCTCAG GCTATAAAGATGGATTTGGAGGATAATGTTTTTGTAGGTACCTCTGTAGTAGACATGTACTGTAAATGTGGGAGAGTTGAGTTGGCTAGAAAGGGGTTTGATCGCGTGAAAGAGAAGAATGTTAAGTCATGGACCGCGATGGTTGCTGGCTATGGAATGCATGGTTGCGCAAAAGATGCTATGGAAGTCTTCTACAAGATGATAAGGTCTGGAGTCAAACCGAACTACAtcacttttgtgtcagttttggCTGCTTGCAGCCATGCTGGTCTGTTGGAAGAAGGATGGAATTGGTTTAATAGAATGAATCATGAATTTAATGTTGAACCTGGAATTGAGCATTATTCGTGCATGGTTGATCTTCTTGGCCGTGCTGGTTATCTTAATGAGGCTTATGGATTGATCAAGGAAATGAAGGTGAGACCTGATTTTATAATATGGGGTTCCCTTCTTGGGGCTTGTAGGATTCACAAAAATGTGGAACTAGGGGAGATTTCTGCTAGAAAACTATTTGAGTTAGACCCAAGTAATTGTGGGTACTACGTACTACTCTCAAATATATATGCTGATGCTGGACGGTGGGATGATGTCGCGAGGATGAGAATATTGATGAAAAATCATGGATTGCTTAAAACACCTGGATTCAGCATAGTTGAACTTAAAGGTAGAATACATGTATTTTTAGTTGGTGATAAAGAGCATCCTCAACACGTTAAGATTTACGAGTATTTGGACAAATTAAATGTTAAGCTGCAAGGACTGGGCTATGTGCCTAACGTAACATCAGTGCTTCATGACATTGATGATGAAGAAAAAGGAATGGTTCTAAGAGTTCACAGTGAGAAACTTGCTGTTGCCTTTGGAATCATGAATTCAGTTCCTTGTGCAACTATCCAGATCATAAAAAATCTTAGGATTTGTGGTGACTGCCATGCTGTAATTAAATTGATTTCCAAGGTGGAAAACCGAAAAATTATTGTCAGGGACTCAAAGCGGTTTCATCATTTTAAGGATGGATTCTGTTCTTGTGGGGACTATTGGTGA